The nucleotide sequence ATTTTATATCGTTTCGAATATCAGGTAGTGCCgtcttcatgttgttgtgttgttgttttgcccAGCCTGGACATTCTGAAAtaatactctttttttttctcctcaaaaCTCAGAAATGAAGCGTGAATCAGCTCAACTAATTATCATTTCAGGATTGATGGTGACACACTGTGGCCGTGTCTCCCTCAAACTCACAAATCCCTTCCGGCGTGTACACGTCTATTGTTCCTGCGCAGTGTCACCCTGCTCGTCCAGGTATGAGCACAAAGCATAGCTGGGTATGGTTTACAGGAAACCACTTAGGCCAGATCCTGCCTGTAATGCTGTGTGTAAACAAAGAAGCCATGAAAGATTGATGTAAATGTTCAAACCTCAACCCCACTGTCTGGTCTCCCGAATCTAGCGTCAGCGTGACCAGGGTTACCACGGCTGGTTCGCTGATTGGTGCGAATAACGTTGAGACAATTCCAAATCTGCCATCACAGTAGTTCACACTGCATAGTCGTGCTCATGCTCAAGTGCAGCATAGATTAAAGTATTCATAGGACTCTTAAGATCCCAGATGATCCGACACAGAGTTCACGGCTTGATTTGTCCATTCAGTGTGAGCCAGAGTTGCCTTACATGAGCGGGGCCTCCAGGGGTAATATCTGTTTCTTCCAGGTACGCTTGGAGATGCAGCTGATTGCACATCATTTGCATTACAGATCAAGCTGATGGGCAGTCTGCCTCGCTATAAATTATGTAGCAAGCAGAGACCTCAAGGTTAAAAAGGCGGTTATGAGTATCCACCGAGGCTATGAATTGTTAATATGATTCCTTTCCTCCATATGGGCCAAACATGCAGCCTTAGATTGAGGTCATCCAGGGtatttttttcccagaaaaaagtgtaaaaagcTTATGTGAATTATTACAGAGGAGGGAAACGTAGAggagctgtttttttgtgtgtgtgttttttttttaaagagtgagCGCTTCTTATGGAGACACAGGGAGGCGTACCTGCCAGTGCGAGGAGCTTCTGCAGCTCTCTGTTAGCGCTGAGGGGGAAAGAGGAAGTGCTGaacctcttctctctcttcatggCCGAGTGTGACCCCGGCTGCTTCACCCTCATCAGCTGAGTTGCGGGAGGCACTTTCTTATTGGAGCCCTGCAGAAACAAGAGTCGCAAAGGAAGGGCTCCCGTTACTGCAGCAGGGCAGGGCGAGGTAGTTCCTGCCCCCTGAAGGAAACAGGCACAGGAATCACTTTACTCAAGTGTCAAATGTGGAGACCTtaggaggacaggagaggagaggagaggagaggagagcagagcagagcagaggagaggagaggagaggtgaggaaactagaggagaggagaggagaggagaggaaaaggagggagaggaggagaaggggtgAGGGTGTTGTGGTTAAGGGTCAAGTTCCTTTCCGAATCAGATCGGGTAATTCTCAGAGAAGCAACCTGATCGCGGTCGCCGGTGTACTGCACCGCATCTGTTGACAAGAGTTTGGGATGGACCTCGGCGGACAGAATAATTGAGCTCAGATGGGGCTGATAAAGCTGTCAATGGGAACAAACAGCAGGTCCAGCAATCAATCAATGAGGTCTCTCCCAATCTGGATGTGCTAACTATGCTCAACATCACCGATGTACGTCAGAAATGATTTGGACCAAAATAGCCGTCACGATGCCTTGCATTATCATCCAAACGAGTCATGATGGGTTATAGAGAGGGATTGAACGGGAGTATTTTTAGAAAGAATACAGTCATAAGATCatgctgtgatgtcacatgaccaACTTTGCCTTCATTTGGCGAGGACAAAAGGTCGTTAATGTGGAAATAAACGGATGAGTATTGAATTTTTAGGGGACGCAGGGAGCGCGAGGTTAAAAGCTATTGTTAAACTTTAGCTTGTGTAATATCAGCATGTGATaaggtgaatgtgtgtgtgcgtgtgtgtgtgtgtgtgtgtgtgtttgtgtgtgtaatgtcGCAGTGAGGCATTGTAGTAGTGTATGAACATGTAAATAAACactaaaaacaaactaaataatgtCAAAAAGTGGGTGCCTTTTTTTCAGATCTCTATGATTATGATATCTACTGTAGTGTCCTCACTCTGTGCAGGTTAGTCTGTATCCTTTTTCTACACAATAGTAAAGCATTTCTTATATCTACTGTACGTTTTATAAGGTATTCCATGCAAAACACAGTGTAAGGTTAATAAAATACTTACATCTTTGTCATCCATAGGCCCATTTTTACCTCCAGACTTTTTAGATTTTCCAGATTTGGAGGATTCCTAAAGAACAAGGAATCAATTAAAAAGTAATACATCAACGTAAAATACATCACTACAAAAACAAGCCACACATACTATTAACGGGACCTATCACCATGCTCACACCCACAGGATCCCCGGCTTCACTCTCCATGTTATGAAATGTAATCACATGTCACTGTCGGAGTGTGTACAAAAGTTTATCTCAGGACAGGAGACCAAATACAAGCTGAGAAGTTTGCTCTacagaaaagttgttttttttttgggtttttttaaaaaaggtattaTGAGGAGATGTGCTTCTTATTGATGCAAATATCAACTTaaagtatgtagttttggttaTGAAAAGaatatttctttgttgtttgtggAGGGTAGCTTTAATTAATAAGAATATATGATGCATATACAAGCAATCTACTACCAGGCCTGTCTATACACTACTTAACTTATAGACTGACTTTGTTTATACTGTCTATGCTGTTTATATTATTGTGTGTgatgactgaaaaaaaatacaactacTACTAGGCTACTCATATTACTGTATTCTATTAAACTAACATTCAGTAGAAATGCTTAAAAAGATCTACTTTACCTTGTCTTTCTTGCTCTTGTGAGGCATGCTGAGAAGGACTTCCCCAGTGTCAGCGgtcacacactgacagcagcagcagaagcccGGTTAACACGTCTGCAGCTACACACTGATGTGGTTCTCACGGCTGACCGTAAACGCACCATGTGACCTGAGTGTCGGCCGCAGCAGGGTGCCATCCTGCTTCCGCGGGTGGCTGCTCACGCTCTGGTCAAAAAAGATAGAGTTCATAACCGAAGAAACTGCCGATTTATGGTCGCGGTCAACATCTAACTTACCGCTGCCGTGGCTGCACTTTCTGGTACCCGTTGTATCCTCCAGCCTGAGGGAGGGACGTGTGTGTCCGCAGCCGGTTGTGATGTGTTGTGAGTGCCACAGGGGGGCAGTGTTGTATctcaggaggagggggaggccgCTGCCCCTCATGGCATGACACTTGGGGTCATGGGGCGCCTGgtgaaaaagtaaaagaaacatcaagttcaacacacacacaaaaagttaTAGTGAGCATACCACACTGCAACCAATACTGATGCTGGACGGTTTGAACTAACACCTGCTGTAGTGGGCAGCAGTgttattaaaacaatatatttcgACTCAATATCAAGTTTAATGCCTGTCAAGGCAATATGTTGTGAAATTATAGTGAGACATTTGTGCAaccaaagaaaaacacttttgtaGAACATTGTATctgtagtagtaataataattatcataatatactgtataccGTGTTACCATGAAAATAGACATAACTTACTTAGACCTTCACTGGACATAAAGATGGAGAGTGTCTTTATGATGGCTTAACCCGTTTGTGCCCAGATTTTTTTCGGAGTTGTAAGGCAAATCATTTTATCAGTTGAGTCCCTCTGAAtcatgttatgtatttattttttccattttgtactttgttttgaagaaaatagcatttttatgactggcaacaattgttgccagtgGGCACACAGCTTGTCTCTAGGTCAAATGTCACGTAATAATAATAtagacataataataataataataataataataataataataataataataatatagttataacaaaataataatatagtcATAAAAAATCATAACAAAAAGatggagggggggtgggggggtgtaaaacaaacaaaaaaaaatatgtaaaactgTACATGGATACCAATGGATATTACCATCCCAGGAAGGTAGCTAATGATCATGGTTCAAACCTTGGTTCCCCCCGTataaaattcaaaacaacaaacaatttgAACTGGTTTCTTTATTTATAAATAACCTTTGTATCAGATATACATctcagcagtggcgtgcacagacttttcgAAGGGCAGGGAAAATACAgcgcgttctcgccactgaagagggcagtttagcgtgtgttttggctccaaagagggcactttagcacgcattgtttccacccaagagggcagtttatcatgttttaaccagccaagggggcactttattgtgttttgtcaagcaagagggcactttagcacgcgttttggttTTCAGGAGGTCACTTTAGTGctcattttggctcccaagagggcactttaacgtgcgttttggctcccaagagggcactttagcgtgcatttttgccatccaagagggcagtttatcatgttttaaccagccaagggggcagtttagtgtgttttgccaagcaAGAGGGCAATTAAgaatgcgttttggctcccaagaggtcactttagtgctcgttttggctcccaagagggcactttagcgcgcgttttggctcccaaaagggtACTTTAGCACACGTTATTCAACAATTGGACCACGAGGGGGTGGCGATCGCCTAACAATCCTATAGACACAGGCCTTGAATACCTGTGAATTTATTTAGCTAGGAAGAGTATTCTAAGAGGACTAAAATGAGCCGCTGTACATCACTCTACAATTTGAAATAAGTTAATTATGAGCAATCCTGCAGACAGTGTTTTCCTTTAGTTAGCGACAAGCTATGTGCCCACTGGCAACTTTTGTTGCCACTCACAGAAATAAGcccatgaacaaaaaaatattcatcccAGGTAAACACTTTTGGGGGAGGGTTACTCTAAAGACTtgaatgattaaataattataacATGTTTGGGGGGAAAATCATAAGAAATTTATGAAAATTGCCTCTTTCCAGGAGGATTTGCATCAACCACGTCTTCAGTCAGAAGTAGCAGGAAGcagatgatgtcatgtgatAGGAAGCACTTGGAAACtatttttcataaaacaaaacttttgtcTAAGTTGTCTACTAGCATATAAgtggaaaaagttgcataagTACCTTTGAGATTTTTTATTATGAGTAGAAAATGACAGTGATACACAAAACGGCCTTCAAATGAAAATCCATCTGGTCCAATCTGATGTAACATTTGTTTCATGTATAACCTTCCTTTGGATTGCAGATCATAGTGATGTCAACTCAGTAACAACACCGAGCACAGACAGATGACATTGAAGTGTAGctttttagaaaacaaaatgatattgCATGTCTGCCCTGGTGCACTTTTTATAGTTTCATGCCACAAGACTTTGGCAAAAAATCCACATTTGAGTTGAATCCTATCTATTTGTCTCCCTTAGCTTGTCTGTCTATGTCAGTTATTACATAATACATCAGTGGGATTTAGGTGTTTTCGTTGTTGTAATACATAACTCCGTCCATATGGTGGCAGTGTCGTATGCTTTTGAACTACATATAAGTAACGTTTGTTCCTGGTGGTTTATATTTACCCACAGGCAGGTGTTCAAGAGGAAATCGATAAGAATTACATTTGAGGCCGAGAAGTTTCTAGAAAGATCCGGTCGCATTAGATGAGCCTGCAATGGTGATGTAACtttgtcaacacaaaaatgttcttttcagCGTAACTGGGCAAAACTCACACTATGTGATCCCTGGATGCTCGGTTGCATTGAACCCACCAAAATGAGATTATTCTTCATGAATGTCTTCACTTACTGAACTCCCACTTAATCTAGAGACGTGAAGCTGCACTTTTACCTGGCATCACAAGCATCACATGtggtgcagcacacacacattcacctcTGATTATAGAAGAAAGTGCACATTAACATGAGCGATACATGCATGTGTGGGCTGCAGACAGCAGGACTGCTTTCTGTTCTTGCTGTCTGTGCAGTGCTGGTGTGTCCCGATCAGGTTGTGAGAGTTCTGTGCTCGGGATCATTGTGTTTCCATCTCCCCCCTCAGTCCATGTTTAGAGCTTCATCGTCAACATGGCGTTATTACTGGGCGATACGGCTCCCTTCATTTCctgtctcagcagcagcagcaacatttttttctttttttttcgggccgtgcatgtgtgtgtacatgtttggGTGGATGGATGAGGATGATGGGTGCGTGAGACAGCACGATGTGTCTTCTCTTCACAAAGAAATGCAATAAATGAGGATTTCAAAGGCAGCCGCTTTAATGAAGAATATCAGTGATGTGAGGGGAGCTTTTGTATTTCTACCATCCTTCAACAcatgaatcacatttttttttctccacataaaTCAATCCAATGATCTTTTCTCATTTATTGACGTCAGCCTGAGAGCGATCCTCTCTAAAAAATGCCTTTATTCTTATCCCGACTCTTCATTACCCCGAGTTCTTTAGCTTTATTTGAGAATGAcctgtttttttattccttaAACCTTTGCTACAACAATTGAACCCGGTGCAGCGCGGCGCAGTCGGTGaaaagttgtgtgtgtgagttgccataacagcagctgtttttatgAGAAAGCTGTCCAGCCAATGGGGCTAATGAGCGGGGCCGCTCAACAAGAGCTTGTTTACTTTTCCAgtggagagaaagacagaggggtATCGGGGAAGAGAGATGGACAGCTTGTTGTGATGGAAGAAGATTGCTTCAGAGAACAAAAGGGGGAAAGATGGCTTGGGTTGAATGCACTCACTGTGCTGGAGAGCAGGTGCACGATCCCCAATGATAACACATGAATGTGTATCGATTGTGACACAACTTGTCACGCACAAGCTCACACTTGCATGCCTGTCAGTCTGCCTGCTTTGTGGCAGCCGCGTGGCCTATTGATTTATGGgtataattcatgttttttcaagGGATTTGTTCAACGTTGTCGATCATCCTCTCTCATCAAGTGCATCCAACAGGCTGAAACTTCCACCTGTCCGACAATTGACTTCATGGCGGCATACGTGTAAAACTAATGTagaattaaaggaaaagttcacccaaaaatgaaaatacagtcgTTATCTTCCCACCCTCATGCCGATGGATAATCAGGGGAAGTTTCATGGAGCTTCCCAAcgaaacagtgttgcagcattctcctgataAACTGAAGTAGATTCTGAGTCTCAAGATCTCAAATTGACTTGAAAAGAGGCCACAGTGAAGATCGAGCAGCTATTAAGCTAAAAGTGTGCATGGATCGGTACTTTGGTCCAAGATTCAAAACCAATTTGACGACCtgggaataagactcaacaatcaactatcatTCTCCAAGATTTGCCTTCCCTCCCTTAAATAGTTAATCAACAGCAGCTTTCATTTTAGATGTTAgaatgtcctttttttctgaGCACTGTGAGGAATTCTTAACCATGTAAGCTTAAAAGTTTAAATTCAATCTTTACTTTTGCCCTCGGAAACAAAGAAATCTGGCCTCAAGGACTATTAAGATGCTTCTTTGAAGATTTCTTTTGCATCACatactaaaaataaaaagcacaggAAATTGCACTTTAATTTTGATAATTATTTTAGAATAACGTATGAATAAGAATAAACTTTAGAAGAACACAACAAGTGgataaaaatattatttctcCTGAGGCTGGAGAAAGAGACAATGTCATTCCTGTTCCCAGCGTGCTACTGATAATTAACACGCCCAATAGCACCTATTGGATGTTGACATGCTTATGTTTAGCAGGATGGAGCGCTCTCACTCTGTGTACAGAGATAGCATCCTGGTGACCTCACCTTGCCCCGGCAGATGGCTTGTTTGATGGGCTCGGAAGAACATCATGTACCGCCTGCTTCAGGAACATCCTCCGCTGGGATTCAACTTTCCAGTTCCTCCAAGGTGACCTTAGAGTCTCTTAGCCTGTAGCTACTTTCTACAGTCACCTTGTTGTTTCATGCCAAATCTATTCCATCTCACCTCCTGTTCTGCAGCCCACAGCTTGTGCTGCACCAGCTCCAACCTCTTTTCCTTTCCCTGGGGGTGTTGGAGCGCTCCCCAGATAACTCTTCCCTGGGCTCTACCCTTTTCATTCGTGCTGCAGCCTGATTTCTGCTTTTCAGGGAGATTGTTTTTGACCCCTTTCATCGTTCAAAAAGTTTTAtcgaaaaaaaagttttaaccCTCAATTTATCTTAAGAtccaaccaacaaacggacGTGGTTGGAAGCGTGACCTCAAGTCAGAGAAGTTTTGACCTATACCATAAAGAGAACTGGAGCAGCCAGACCATTCTGCAGCACTGTGGAGATATACAGGACTAATATCACTCACATTTAAAAGGTTAGAAAATGACTGATGGTAGTGGTGATACTGTGTGCTGTATGGCAATAcagttaaaatgtaaaaaatcaaaCCAACCCTACTGAATGTAAGTTGCATTTCACGTTGTTCATGCTTTGTTTCACAATGTGTTATCCACCattctttatctttcttttttatgtagTTGTCTGCACAGTGCAAGAGGTTAACAGAGAGAATATGAAGGTAAAGATCCTGGGAAtggaagtttgttttttgtctccatTCCATTACGTGTCATTATGGGTGATGCCCGACAAGTCCCCTCTCATCCAGAACTATATTAAGGACAATTATGCAAACCATTCAGCTCTGAAACAGACATAATGGCTATTGATCAGCTGACTTGTTACACTTTGTTTCCACAGACTCATACCACCATGCTCACCTCTGTCTCGCTGTTGCAATCAAAGGCCCTTTCAGAATCAGATCGCTCATTCCTTTTGGCGCCGGTATCTGACCTCCTCATTTATTTGTCGGCACCAGAAAGATGTTTAGAGACTCACAGTGTGGGCCGTTAGGTCTTCTGAAGGTCCGGTAATGCTGGCAAAGTCTGTAACACCAGCAATGGTACAAAACTTTGTtgatttaaatatatgtataaagcTCCAGATGTAACTAGAGACTATAAAACAAACTGAGGTCAGGAAAAGATCTTCAGCTTTCATTTTAAGTTCTCTCATCACCCTGAGAGCATAAAAGCCTCTCTCACAGAGTCTATCTGGATTGTGGTAAGTCAGAAGGTCCTGGCTTTTAAAAAAGCCTTCAGGTTTTCACACTGCATGGCATTAAAGTATGGTCTGCATATTTATACAAGGTGCACATGAACTATTTCTAATCAAGCTGTGATTCAGGCCCATTCGGAGTCTGTGTTAAATGAAATATTGCAGTTTGGCTGAATCATCATTGCCCACCTCAGTCTTTGGGAGGGAACCTGATATTTCAGCCTCTCCCCTGAGCACTGAGCTGGGACTGAGGTGATAATTTGATTTTACCACTGATATTTGTTGCCTTTTGCCTGTAAGGGCTGTAGAGGAAACCATGTCGGAGATTTCAGGAATGAAGAAAAGGCTGCAAGAGCTCTGTTATCCGGTGTGTGACATAAACACGTTGCTCAGACCACAACctctgcctttattttgaaataaagtaCATTCAATTGATGAGCAACAGTTTTatattaaaggtgctat is from Sparus aurata chromosome 16, fSpaAur1.1, whole genome shotgun sequence and encodes:
- the LOC115566081 gene encoding serine/threonine-protein phosphatase 2A 56 kDa regulatory subunit delta isoform-like, whose protein sequence is MPHKSKKDKESSKSGKSKKSGGKNGPMDDKDGSNKKVPPATQLMRVKQPGSHSAMKREKRFSTSSFPLSANRELQKLLALAANHPPSLPAAFALIAPERPALGQSAGASAAYLTN